A section of the bacterium genome encodes:
- a CDS encoding aquaporin family protein, with product MNVKPEKSKNQVGVAKSLVAEILGTAFLLCTVVGSGIMGEQLSGGNTAIALLANSLATGTALVALILIFAPLSGAHFNPVVTLSTVMNGELSVSRAFAYVVSQITGAFIGVWAAHFMFAQPIIMVSQHIRTGSAQWVSEGIATFGLLAVIHGCKRYSIPVIASAVGAYITAAYWFTSSTSFANPAVTLARSFTDTFSGIRPVDVPQFIISQVVAAILATILFRWLGKEEEL from the coding sequence ATGAACGTAAAGCCAGAAAAATCAAAAAATCAGGTGGGTGTTGCTAAGAGTTTAGTGGCCGAAATTCTGGGAACCGCTTTCTTACTCTGTACCGTCGTGGGTTCCGGCATTATGGGCGAGCAATTATCCGGCGGCAATACGGCTATTGCCTTGTTGGCCAATAGCCTTGCTACCGGTACGGCATTAGTAGCTCTCATTTTAATATTTGCACCGCTTTCGGGGGCACATTTTAATCCGGTGGTAACATTATCAACCGTTATGAACGGGGAATTATCAGTATCACGCGCCTTTGCTTATGTTGTGTCGCAAATCACAGGAGCTTTTATAGGTGTATGGGCCGCACATTTTATGTTTGCTCAACCTATTATCATGGTTTCACAACACATCCGTACCGGAAGTGCGCAATGGGTGAGTGAAGGCATTGCTACCTTCGGTTTATTAGCGGTAATTCATGGGTGTAAACGCTACAGCATTCCGGTTATTGCTTCTGCTGTTGGTGCCTACATTACCGCCGCTTACTGGTTTACCTCGTCCACATCATTTGCAAACCCCGCTGTGACGCTGGCGCGCTCGTTTACGGATACTTTTTCGGGTATTCGCCCTGTAGATGTTCCTCAGTTTATTATTTCTCAAGTGGTGGCGGCAATCTTAGCAACAATCTTATTTAGATGGTTGGGAAAGGAAGAGGAGCTATGA